Sequence from the Papilio machaon chromosome 21, ilPapMach1.1, whole genome shotgun sequence genome:
TATATTTAGATTCTTATGGTGTTATTAGAATTTCCgtaataatttgtatggacACGACATTAAATTCGGCGATAAGTCAGCTATCGCCGAATTTAATCCCATGGACAATTTGACTGGACTGAATATATCATCGCATACTTAGAgacttgaaattttgcacagatgttaTTGTTACTACAAAGGCGAGCACCAAGAAAGGGTTGTACGGAAGAAATCAAAGACCAAAATTCTAAAGTGGAGGGTAAAGCTTTTAAACCAGCATCCTATCAAGACGAGATAAAAATCTGTACATGACCAACgaatttacacaattttaaagtacttattaaaattatattaacacaAGTAGATCCTGGTGGTTGAACTATAGCTGTACGTTTTGAGTGAATGCTTTTCAATAAGTGTTTGATCATTTACTCAAGTGTTACatatattaagataacatATTACCATGAaactagtaatttaaataataagtaggcATTATTTATGCCTTTCCCATGACTTGGAGTTCCATATCTACTTAGCCGCACTGTAAGCGAGACACAAGCCAGGTGTTTTAGATCTGGTTTCACACTCAACGTGTTAAGAACAATTTCTATAtaatcaatcttactaatattattaatgcgaaagtttatatggatggatgggtatTTGTTagggtatctccggaacggctgaacagattAAGTGCTTACTAAGTCTCCAAACTTATAACTCCTGAGTCACCGGCGCTCTTACGCTTAAATTACGtaacaatagaaatttttataaaacactttactAGGCTATTactaagtttgttttaattccgcgcagtcGGAGTCACGACGCTGACAATTAGTCTGACGCGATTGCGGAGCGTTGGTCACACGATTCCGACTTATGTCTAAATGAACCCTTAGAATATAATTCAagagtgtattttttttttaaataacactaatatacaaatacaaagtaaattttatttgcgtcattttacaatatattataaactaagattataattgtaaaaacatgTCAAGTTTATCTTTTATACTATGTTTCACAGCTAAAATACATGTCAAACAACATAAGTGCCTCAGTTATTATTCTTGTAAACTAAGGAGAaataacagtatgttttacaCAAGTGTTTTGACAATAGAAATACACAGCAACAATATCTTAAATTTCACGCTATTCATATTTGTATAGAGATACGAGCAGCTTTCAATTTCAGCACCACGGGGTTGGAGCTCGCGTAAACTGTGATTGAAGTTGTGTTGCTTTTGCTgaaaatgattataaatatttatttaactagtcaatataatatttattacaaataagcaaaaaagctattttaaatGATGACGTTAGCAGCGCACGTAATTTCAattgtataacaaaatatacataagaAAACAATTGACATCTGCACCCTTAGTAACGGTTTTAGGTCTATTATAGCCCTGGGCGAGATTTCTGGATCAAGGGTTATTCAGGGTCAACAATGTTATGTGGGAATGTGTAACTCGCAGACCTGTAACGGCCCTTTCTGTGCGGCGCCCTGGGCGGTCACCCAACAGCCCTACACTAACGCCGGTCCTGTGAATACATACCATTTACAGTCTTCGTTATTGAATTCTACTGTAGTGATTGATTTGGCTTCCAGCATCAGTGGTATTTCTCGCTCGCCAACCTTTACACTAATTCGAGTCGCTTTGGAACTGCtgcaaaattacaaataactaGTTATAGCTaatctaatataaatacagataaaatagAAGTAAAAGAAGTTTTTgcttttcgaaaaaaaaatctatgattTTTGGAATGATGATTAATGTTGACTTTgctaactaaatatttaaatctttcatttgtatgaaaacaacataattttaaaaccagCATTTCAATTTACGTATGAATAAAAGATTGTTGTTTATGCAATTGACAAAAAACCATTACTCGTTATAAACCACGAATACTATAGTATTCTGAGGTGTTATGAACGCCGCTTCGTCGATACATTTTGGAGAACAGTTTGCCTTCACTCCGATCCGTCGAGAACCTCTCGGAATAAATTTAGAGAAATGACCCATCGCATAGAACATTGGTTGTTTAACAAACTCCCTTTTCTCCGAGTTCACTATGATCGGGGAATCGACGAAATTGTTCATACAATTCGGTCCACCATTGGTATCCAAGCAAAAGTTCCAGTCTAACCAACCgactacattattattaagattctgaaaaagataatatcaaatgaaatatactacattttttattaccaatacaattttacaataaaaaatataacaaaaaattaacgcTATATAAACCGCATTGGTTTGTCACTAGCGCTAAAATGACCGACCGTCTTGCGTACATAAGTAACGTTTTAGCTTGcgcttttatgttttttgttttatgctaGTAAGTACTAGTAAATACTAGTATAAGTACAATATAAGCAAGtgcttatatttaaatagttcaaGAAAATAGGATAACAAGACAGAGCTTAACACAATgatgtgaaaaaaaacatgtttttacacCAATTAAGCGAGGCCCTATTATGTATAACATGTCGAAAAACGGATGTCCATTTACTCTTAATAATAGATTAACTTCAAGAAATCAGTTTGTATTTCTATGAGCATATTACGTTAAATATACAAACCTGaataatatctttaatataattttcagcTCTCTCCCATGATCCTAGATCTACTTTGTTCTTTGCATACGACTGATACCCTGgaatcaataatattaaatagtaccatcttactaatattataaatatgaatgtttagatggatggatggatgtctgtttgaaggtatctccggaacaatTTAACGGATCTTcatgtaatttggcatagagaTAGAACATAatcggaagaacacatacgctactaactactagttaagtttttttttattccgcacggagtgagtcgcgggcgacagctagtattgaataaaagaagaaaatagtATATATAATGTGCCCGTatacatcagctaccttcaaGTTAAAGTCCCGTTAAAATAGGTttagccgttccagagattactaggaacaaacgcggccttgcggacagacaaaaattttaaaatttgatttttctttataatcaacGCAGATACATTATGAACAagaaatacgtttttttatatattacatactgtaactccaattttattaattttatttacatgtcaTTACCTTCACATGCTTCTGTGGATAACGTAAATAAGTATGGATAGTTCTGCTGAAATTTCTGGAGCGTTTGAACTGGTACGTCATTGTCGTAGTACCAGTGAAGAGCCAATCCGTCGATGTAGTCCAACACTTTAGGATGGTCTCTGATTATCTACGAATTACGCATAGTTTGAATTTGTGTTTAAATGTGAACACATTTTATAGCAATTTCATTACGTAACTTtggtgtttattttttaaaaaaatgtctactACATAGGGTGGCCAAAAACAacgtaaaaagtatttaataaatttgaacaCCAACTTACGTCGTAGAAATCAGTGGCAATCGTAAATCTATGGTCATCGAGTGCAAGGATTTTGGTATCTTTATAACTGGACTTACGAATGGTAGGTCCAAGATTCTCTACTATCCATTTAccctaaaaaataaacttacatacGTTAACAACGGATTCAAAATGGCGTCCTTCGAAAAGAATAATTGCtaattagaaacattaataacCACTGAAACCTTCACTTTAACTACGTACAATCTGATTGGTAGTCCATCCAAGGCAGGTCGTAGTAGGAATGTTGGTGGAAGCAATGGACGGCTCATTAGTAGTAGTGATAGCCCACACTGGAATCCCTCTCGAGGCATATTCATCTAAAAATCTATTATACAATGATACCTTAAACtactttgttaattttgatttaattaagaaacactTATTCGGCgttgttttgattaaataagtGATGAAAGCTAGTCCTTAATTAAAAGATCTAAAAAGATTCATtaactttacttatttaacaCTTTGAGCATTACCTAATGTCAGTTGAGTATCACAGATTTCTTGTGGCTACGAGTTTGGTCACTAAGGAAGTCACTATCAATCTAAATGCCATATTCTGTATTTAAGTATGATTTCTCTAGctaactgttggtttctgagaaaaaaatcttatatataaaattctcgtgtcacggggttcgaacttgaactcctccgaaacggctagaccgattctcatgaaattttgtgagcatattcagtaggtctgagaatcggccaacatctatttttcataccccccccccattttttaactgcgcgcggacggagtcgcgggcgacagctagtatctatataaaacatatcgtcacgCCTGTAACACCGGagatttggtctcagaaaccaacacaAAAGAAACTCTTCTAAGAGGCTGTTAACGATTAAAACACTGAATTGGCAGTTAGTATCTTACTTCAAGTGATAATCGGCGTATGTCTGAAAATATTCAGTTTTAAGGAATCCGCAGTTTGGACTACGCTCGTTGAAGTATTTCATCCATTTGGGAGGAGACCAGGTTGATGCTACTATGTGTACTGGAGACTTGGATACTTCCATCATTTTCTTAATTGCTGGTATCTAGAAAAACGTGGAACTATCATAAGTACGTTGGGGGCACAGAAACAGGAATTTAAGCCATCATTGGGAAGGCGTACGTCTAGCAACCGACGACGTTATATCGCACTTTGCAGACCTCCCATAAGTAACCATAAAGATTGCTTTCCTTCCTTCAAATAATCTTCAAAATTCTTAACAAAACCCTTTGGGACAACGTGTTAGCAAATCGTGCGCTCAATTTTGTAActgacttcaaaaaggaggtAATTCTCGGTTTATCCATTTTTTCTTTGTTGCTCCTTTAGTGTCCGATTTAAGGAAATCAAAcagaagtatttattttttattttattgatttcgcttcttttttatattctttttgctttttttacataaacatttacaaCAGTTGCTTTGTCGTTTCATACCtactttcataaaaataaatataaacatgaaaatgtaaaataattgctcaacaaacattttatgtgCCTTATCTCCTATCTTTACTTCATTCACGAGAAATgtttttacctttattttttttttatattttccagaAGAATACGCCACGTAtcctttataaattttaaaaagttatacaatttaaatccATAAATGCAGTTACGTTTAAATTTTGAGTCTATGTccaaaatactaaaaatttgGTCTGTGGGTTGCGTTTAATCTGAGCCGCAATGAAGTTTGGATCACACTGTACTACCTTATAATTCAAATCTTCGCAAGTCAAGCTGTAGTTAGTCAGACGACAGTCATCTACCGGTAGATCATTGTAAGCGTACTCAGTCAGAGAGAAGTCACAGCCTCCAATAGGTACCCGTAGCATGTTGTACTCTAATCCTTCGTCACTGAAGTAAGATCTGCGAAAGAAGGGAAAAAGCatttatcttacttaatattataaatgcgaaagtttaaatggatggatggatgtttgttggaaggtatctccagaaagatCACAtgggtcttgatgaaatttggtatagatatagaacacagcctggacgaacacataggctactaaataagtttttttccgCACAAGCAGTCTCACTACCGAGGTTACTTACCTGATCAAATTGTCCTGAGCTGCAGCTGGTAAAGTGTTCAGGTTGTAACCGGCGGACCCGGTTGCCGCCGTACCGAAACCCTCGATTGTCTGGTATTTCGTATCAGTATCCAGTTCATACTCGTACTTTGATTTCTCTAACAACAAAAAGGGACTCTTACAATTCTGTAGATATTTTTAGAATGACCTTTATTCATTCTTAAGGTAAAAATCATGCAtatatgggcagcggtcgcttcgctatttaggcgtattcaggtggccgcttactcgtttgccaccttatgatgtaaaaaaaactatttttgtttgtttcacaaaactttttcaatagttttagagctagtttattttacttttggtTACTTACTTGATCTTTTATTTAGCAGTTTTCCgacttttttcttaaatctGGAACCACCCTATTACATCAtgtttaagaattaattaccacaaatattacaattttaaaactatgtcATAATTTAACACAAGACTAATGCTGCAACGAGAAGAATGAATCTACGTTAAATTGCGCCTGCAATTTTTATCGAGATTAAGTATTTCCTATCATTCAATTTTGCTATCACCAAGTAAGTAGGTGCCGTAATAACGaaggtaaaataaagaattatttaccTGAGAAGACGTGTAAGATATGTAACTTCCTTTATCGGGCACATCCCTGGTTATAGTATCACAATATGTTTCATTGCAAACACAAACCACTGATTTACCATCGATGAAGCGAGCCGCGCATTCTTTATCCCTTGTGAGTTTCGAAGATCTTTTTCCTGTgagaataataattacataactgTGCTTTTCCACACGAAACACTTATATAGCATCACATAGATGTTTTATCTCTAGAAAAATACAGTCAATGACAActtacacaaaataaattttaaaataccccCTTTTCTtgtatataagaaatataataaaatttccaaATCTGATTATCATATCATTATCATAAAAGTTTTGGACGTACTAGAGCCAAGTGCGGTCCaactaattgttttattttgataataaaaatgtttattatatactaatcattgaatacataataaacaatCGCGTCTAAACATCAATATCCTCTTGGATCCTTAGCTAGTAAAACCTATAGttgaaattacataaataacgaAAGATGCAATCgttttaaatgacaaaaaacaCCAAATATTTTTCCCTTTGTTTGTGtagtgaaaatatatttatattgactaTGATAAATGgtaacatattatgttaaacGAAAAACTCACCTATGGTTTCGCCTGCATATAGCAACAACACAACACAcactatgttaaaaatatttaacacttCCATTAtcacatataatttaattctagtatatattaaaaacagataAGTACATTAACCGATGATTCAAGCTATTTCTAAACATGTagctaacaaaagaaaatcacTGCTTATTTTTTGCCTTAAttcataaaagtaataaaaatacgtttaaaaCACAATTCCACAAGAGATCGTGAGCACTAGAACAAATAAACTAAtggtcttttattttatatctcgCAATACTTTGTAAAACATGAAGTaacgttttatattaatattcatagTCGAATAAACTATGAAAAGTTTTTccaagaaaatattacaatagtaGAAATAATAGAACAATTTTGtaactaataatttattgtagaCATGTTCTATTTATGTTGCGAAATGTACtagatatttattgaaaaaacaatcctaaaattaaattaaaaagacttTGTACTAAGACCactagtaaatttataaacttgccattttcaatattaacaaaaatattaaatttattcattaacattataaactaTTCGAACTTAAACATCATTTTGGATAATCTGCACTAAACCAGTAAGTTATTGTCAGTTTTAATAACAAGCAtttgcccgtgacttcgtccgcgcggtataaaaaataatctagcaaaaaatatagcctatgtcatccGGAGAAGGGACaatgtagcttcccaacaacGAAAAAATTGTTACGCCGGACTATCCAATGGATAGTACAGAGTATTGATAAAAGGGAGCAAGTAAAATTCCAAAAATTGTTacacattgtttatttataaatcataataatatacgtataaaaacttaaattaaattttatgtacaatcttactttattaattattattttattttatttttttatttatcctttGAACATATCATAGTGCATTTGTATGACTTGTTTTCTAATAATGGATTACTTAGTACACTAGTTTTCACATTAGATGGCAACACCACCGCATCGTCTTCTCTTAGATTCGTCGATTCAACTGGATTTCTAAAGGGTTTTGCATGtgtatttgtaatgttttgtaatCTAGCCTTTAGGGCTTCtcttaaatttgatattaatggACTTTCCGTCTTTTTTGTGTCTTgcatttgtttcaaattttgaGCAAAGTCAGAATTTGCTTGTTTAGAATTTATTCTTGGTTCAGTATTTGATAAATCTTCATTTAATTGCTTTGTTTCTATCAATTCACTTGGCGAAtgatttaaatcaataaattgttGAAATCTAGATCGAAATGCTTTTGAAATATCTTTcaagtttgaatttaaatcaGCAGTTCTTTCACTCTCTGATAATCTTGAAGGAATCTTTATAGGATCTTGGCTTTTCTGTAAATTTGAACTAGAAGATGAAAAAGGTTTAGGTGTAGTGTTAAAcgatattttaactttacttaCAGGCGTGAAAGTTTTTTGCTTATTCATATTAAGTTTATGGTTTTCGGAGAGGTTTGGATATTTAATATGTCCATTTTCTCTTTCTTTTAATGGTCCTGTACTTGCTTTTACTTTGTATATGGACTTGGGTTTCGGTGTAAATTTTTTCTTCATAGACGTATGATCTTGTAATAATTGAGGTTGTGAAAGAAAACTGTTATCTAACTTGGCCAAACTGttggaatttaaattttgaccaCCTCTTTCTTTATTTGATGCAGTTTTTGGTAATCCTAGACTATTGTCTTTTGTCTTAAATGTCGGAATATTAAcggattgtatttttttctgatCGTTAAGTCTTTTGTACATTGATGCTAATCTATCATTAAAATCGAAATGTAAAGCTTGTAATTTTTGCTTCATATCTTCAtgtttttttgacattgttaGTAATAAGTCGTCCTTTTCTGATCTTGGCTTACCTAATAACTGATTACCATGATTTGCTTGTTTGAAATCTGGTTTCAGTGAATCTAAtctgtattttaaatcatCTGCTAACGAATTTATTCTTTGAGGATGAAAAGATGGGCTTTTAAGCAAATTAGTTTTTGGAAGGTTAATATTTGTCGGTTTCAGAAGGTTCTGATTTTGGAAGAAACGCGTAATATCATCTAGAGAAGAAATTCTGGTCGCATCTGATGAtgcttttaagtttttgtttccTGCAAAATTCGATCTATCGGAAGCTAATGATGATGGATAGCCACGTAACATTGATGGATGATCAAATGGTTCCGTTATCAAAGGCTTTAAAGACGAAGTATCTactatacttttatattctgCAATATTATTACGCGCATTTTGAAAAGGTCTAATATATCTATCAGTGAGAGGTTTCCCTAAATAATTAGATTTCgcgaaatttatttctaaaggaTTGGAAAGTACTGAATTACGATTGGAACTCTCATTCAATGGATCGAAATCCGTTTGCTGAAAATCTTCAGATTCTTTTTGACCTGCATCTATAATATCAGTAATACcctgttttatttcttcaagACTAGGTATTTGTAACggtgttttaaataaactaaaagtgTCTTGCAATGTAGGaccttttaaattatcatttaacgGTGCAATAATGGTGTTATATTTGGAGTTACTTGCTTGGGATGACATCTCATTTGTTTCAGAATCTTTTGGAAGTGTCGTATCACTATCATGTACGAAATTATCATTGTCTTTTGTATCACCTATTTGGAAGTTTATATATTTGGAACTTTCTGAATTGTCGTTTTCTTGTTTTTCATCTAAACTTGATTCGTTGCTAATTGGGTCATCATCATCTTCTAATGATGCTTGGTTTTCGTCTATTTCTGTATCTGTAGGATCCAATTCTGAAGACGCACTTTTATCTTCATTTGTACTATCAATTGAAGAATCCTTATTTTCATTGTTCTCCTCAAATATTGTTTCGTTTTCGATAGGCGTGGGTATTctgatatcttttatattattttcctgTTCCTGTTGTAAAAGAGAATCTGATAGATTTTGTAAATCCTGAATAGTTacatctttttcattttttggTTGAGTAGTTACAGTTACTGCCATATTCTGGTCACCTTCTGAATTTAAATCTGAATTATTTAAGTCCTGActtacagtatttttttcatttattggtTGAGAAATTAAGGGCTTTGTAATTGTGTTTGTATCttgtaatttagattttatagactttttcatgttttcaaatttcctcaaaatttcatttttaaatgttgctaGGCTATTATGTTCTTGTTCGAATGAAGAATCCTGTTCATTATTGTTTTCTTCTGcacttttttgtaaattcgAGGAATCTATTTCATCTCTGCGATTATCAACTTCTTCCTGAGATATCTGCTCATTCACATTATGGCTCGTTTCCGCAATTGAATCTTCCATTTCACTTTCATTATCTGCTTCTTTGCTGTCATATTCAAAGTGTTCTGCGGTATCGTTCGGGTCGATTTTATAAACATCGACTTGTGCTTTTCTTGCCGATTTCAAACAGTCATCCAAACGTCGCTGCATTTCTTCAATTAGAGCATCTTTTGATGTTGTAAGGCTATTTCCTTTCTCTGGGCACGTTTGTATACCATGAGAGTGGTTAATTATTACGTCCGTCGTAGATTCTTCTTCACTCTCAGTCTGATCTAATACATTTTCTTCTGAATCACTGACTTTTCTTGTATCTAACTCAACATCgttctcatttttattttcattaacatcAGATACTTTTACGTCATTTTCTGAGGCAGCGACATTTAAATCTGACAGCTTCAACTTGTCTTCACTCAGATGTTTACCAAATAACTCTTTTGGTGGTAGAAGCTCTACgtcttttaatttcataatattttttaaaactggaCTTGCATTATCGAACAATGGATCCAATGGTGAATTAGTATTAATTGCTGCTAATTTTGCTGCAGATTCATCTTTATTGCtgaaaatatctaaattattttgttttaatgggaatgatataatattatttagccGTTTAATATTTCTCATCTCAACTAAATCCCGCAATCTATTCTTTAATGCTGCCAATCTTATTTTTGGACTATTGTTTaactcattattttttaagtcaaTGCTTTGTTCGGGAATCATTGTTCTTAGTTCATATCTTGAATTGACCTTTGAAATTGGATCATTGACAGAGTCTTCACCAGTTTTAgttgataaattattcaataacaaGGGATTCATCTTGAGTTTAGTACTTAATGCATTATTATTAACAGCGAAAGCTTCTTTAATATTGCTTGCACTATTATCCATATCAAATAACGATTTTGTTAAGTGGCCGACTGgttttcgttttaaaaataacttttgttttgACATTCTAGGTATCATGTAATCGTTAGCTAAGCTTGATCTTCCTAAAGGGCTATGAATGCATCTAGTTTCGTGAACATGTGACGCTTCAGGGATAGTATCATCTCCGTCATATAAATCATCTCTCGGATTAAGTACTATTGTTACGGAGTTCCTTGAATTACCCGGTTCAGAATCGT
This genomic interval carries:
- the LOC106718582 gene encoding lysosomal acid glucosylceramidase-like, with the protein product MEVLNIFNIVCVVLLLYAGETIGKRSSKLTRDKECAARFIDGKSVVCVCNETYCDTITRDVPDKGSYISYTSSQGGSRFKKKVGKLLNKRSKKSKYEYELDTDTKYQTIEGFGTAATGSAGYNLNTLPAAAQDNLIRSYFSDEGLEYNMLRVPIGGCDFSLTEYAYNDLPVDDCRLTNYSLTCEDLNYKIPAIKKMMEVSKSPVHIVASTWSPPKWMKYFNERSPNCGFLKTEYFQTYADYHLKFLDEYASRGIPVWAITTTNEPSIASTNIPTTTCLGWTTNQIGKWIVENLGPTIRKSSYKDTKILALDDHRFTIATDFYDIIRDHPKVLDYIDGLALHWYYDNDVPVQTLQKFQQNYPYLFTLSTEACEGYQSYAKNKVDLGSWERAENYIKDIIQNLNNNVVGWLDWNFCLDTNGGPNCMNNFVDSPIIVNSEKREFVKQPMFYAMGHFSKFIPRGSRRIGVKANCSPKCIDEAAFITPQNTIVFVVYNDSSKATRISVKVGEREIPLMLEAKSITTVEFNNEDCKCKSNTTSITVYASSNPVVLKLKAARISIQI
- the LOC123722209 gene encoding uncharacterized protein PF11_0213-like, whose translation is MTVKKSDAISFAIRVKPERVISCQPVTESIRDTRQTNFEECCPCSRDDGSDFRDPDMSPNSPMGSFNQEADDCPCRFSEIDSQVSPSIFRPFILRNSQPSEREQQLKQKPLLQPEVGLASSVLETIQKATDEEYKEALEREASRSLVEIESGYHDSEPAKLAAINTNSPLDPLFDNASPVLKNIMKLKDVELLPPKELFGKHLSEDKLKLSDLNVAASENDVKVSDVNENKNENDVELDTRKVSDSEENVLDQTESEEESTTDVIINHSHGIQTCPEKGNSLTTSKDALIEEMQRRLDDCLKSARKAQVDVYKIDPNDTAEHFEYDSKEADNESEMEDSIAETSHNVNEQISQEEVDNRRDEIDSSNLQKNLNSEGDQNMAVTVTTQPKNEKDVTIQDLQNLSDSLLQQEQENNIKDIRIPTPIENETIFEENNENKDSSIDSTNEDKSASSELDPTDTEIDENQASLEDDDDPISNESSLDEKQENDNSESSKYINFQIGDTKDNDNFVHDSDTTLPKDSETNEMSSQASNSKYNTIIAPLNDNLKGPTLQDTFSLFKTPLQIPSLEEIKQGITDIIDAGQKESEDFQQTDFDPLNESSNRNSVLSNPLEINFAKSNYLGKPLTDRYIRPFQNARNNIAEYKSIVDTSSLKPLITEPFDHPSMLRGYPSSLASDRSNFAGNKNLKASSDATRISSLDDITRFFQNQNLLKPTNINLPKTNLLKSPSFHPQRINSLADDLKYRLDSLKPDFKQANHGNQLLGKPRSEKDDLLLTMSKKHEDMKQKLQALHFDFNDRLASMYKRLNDQKKIQSVNIPTFKTKDNSLGLPKTASNKERGGQNLNSNSLAKLDNSFLSQPQLLQDHTSMKKKFTPKPKSIYKVKASTGPLKERENGHIKYPNLSENHKLNMNKQKTFTPVSKVKISFNTTPKPFSSSSSNLQKSQDPIKIPSRLSESERTADLNSNLKDISKAFRSRFQQFIDLNHSPSELIETKQLNEDLSNTEPRINSKQANSDFAQNLKQMQDTKKTESPLISNLREALKARLQNITNTHAKPFRNPVESTNLREDDAVVLPSNVKTSVLSNPLLENKSYKCTMICSKDK